Proteins encoded by one window of Dioscorea cayenensis subsp. rotundata cultivar TDr96_F1 chromosome 20, TDr96_F1_v2_PseudoChromosome.rev07_lg8_w22 25.fasta, whole genome shotgun sequence:
- the LOC120251903 gene encoding uncharacterized protein OsI_027940, which yields MSRHPEVKWAERSDKVYLTVLLPDAKNVKVNLEPEGTFTFSATAGTENSLYELKLDLHDKVNVEESKINTGVRSIFCVLEKAEQKWWNKLLSGDGKAPHYVKVDWDKWMDEDDDGQDKVNLGGMDFSNFAGMDGLDGMGGLGGMGGLGGMGGLGGMGGMGGLGGMGGMGDGMDDEFDDSDEEGQEAEKTGENEHAQAETSSEAKPETAPSS from the exons ATGAG TCGTCATCCCGAAGTGAAGTGGGCTGAAAGATCTGACAAAGTCTACCTTACCGTGTTGTTGCCTGATGCAAAAAATGTGAAAGTTAATCTTGAACCTGAAGGTACTTTTACTTTTTCCGCAACTGCTGGCACAGAGAATAGCTTATATGAGTTGAAATTGGATCTTCATGACAAAGTAAATGTGGAG GAAAGCAAAATAAACACAGGGGTCAGGAGTATCTTCTGTGTGCTAGAAAAAGCAGAGCAGAAGTGGTGGAATAAGTTATTGTCTGGTGATGGCAAAGCACCTCATTATGTGAAGGTTGACTGGGATAAATGGatggatgaagatgatgatg GTCAGGATAAAGTTAACTTGGGAGGAATGGATTTCTCA AATTTTGCTGGCATGGATGGCTTGGACGGCATGGGCGGCTTGGGCGGCATGGGCGGCTTGGGCGGCATGGGCGGCTTGGGTGGCATGGGCGGCATGGGCGGCTTGGGTGGCATGGGCGGCATGGGAGACGGTATGGATGATGAGTTTGATGATAGTGATGAAGAAG GACAAGAAGCAGAAAAGACAGGAGAGAATGAGCATGCACAAGCTGAGACCTCATCAGAGGCCAAACCCGAAACAGCTCCAAGCAGTTGA